TGTCCAGCAGGGAGTCCGTTTATGGATTTCACCAGTTGAAAGTGATGTTCGGAATAGGTTCTAACTATAAGCCGGAAAATGTGGGTTACCAGTGCAACGACCGCTCCATCTCGCGGAGATCGGGTCGTACAAATAACACAAGCGAATAAATGAAGGGGCTCGGGGCTACCCACAATTGCTGAATGTATTCTGGATTTCTAAGCTAAGAGTACATACACGAGACAAGAGTTAAACGCGGGACATACCGATATTGCCGGAAGCTGATGACACGGAAAGGAAAAGGAAGTAGAGTGTGAACACGGCACAAAAAGAACACACGGATGATAATCACACGGCGGCAGACGCGCATACACACACGGCACAATAAGCGTAAATGCGCACACAAAACAGACACGGAGgcagagaaatagaaatggaaaAGATAACTCGTAATCGGCACTGAACTGGGTTAACTGAAGAAGAATGGGGAAAAGTGAAAGGAGTCGATAAGTAACTAGCTAATCAGAAATTAGGAAGGGCTCTACGAACTAGTCGGAGAGTCGAACGAGACTAACTAACTGTTCGTCGCACATTTGCGATGAAACTTTGCATACAGCTGGGCCCATCTGGTCCAGCGACAAAGCCCTACTTACACGGCCCACCCtctttatgtaagatgtagataaatatgggatgaatagatccaggtcgcaattggagggcggtagtatagcgtaggtataaatttattcggatctaggatgggatcaaataaagaatattcatcgtagatccaccagcgtatattcattaacatactgattgtacgtcaaagtaatatacccgggggtatgattttggtgtgataccatttggtacatacacagaatgtgcatcacagtataaccatattaggtacacagtggacgaaaaagctaaaaaatatctcaatttccattacTCCCAAACATTTGTTCCTGATATGTGTGAACAGTTGGCAAGTGGATAGAGAGGTGAGatacggaattgaaggtcagtagttcaaATCTCGGGGGAGAcacttatcttttattttcttacagaAATAatatccaaagatggatgttatttaaggatactgtgtatacacaaaccggtatattcaagggacatacaaatggtacgtgcggggaaggggaaataaggataaacatgaagcattccatggatatgctgtttgtatctcccttatccttgggagtacgcttcagtcatatccatggtacatcgctgtgttagtagggagGCACATTATTCACTAACATACGTGTGGTGACCATCGTATTCCATATCGGCTTCTTCCACGAATTTCTTGTGGATTAGTTGCTGGATCTCGTAGCTGTAGTCGGCGAGATCCTGTGGAGTCTTTCTTAGTCTTGCCAGCGTATTCTCCAGTCTTCCGGCGGTCACATGGAAATTTCTCTGCAATCTCCATTGATCCGTTGTCCAGGGCAATGGGGTGAAATAACGGCCATCCGGAAGTCGAGTTATCTCGTCTTCAAATCGGTCGAAACGATTGTTCGGCTCCACCGCATCCGCTCCATCCAGATTCGCGAAATTCTCTAATTTCCAAAAAAGCGAAACATCAAATTTGATTGCACTCAGCTCGTCTTCTTCCATTCTTTTGGTGTCGGAATATAACTCTGGCCCATCTGATTCATCTGAGAGTGATGATTTTTCATTCGAGCGTTGGAGACTGGAGTTTCCTGTCTCCGAGGTTGATTTTTTCGACTGGACTGGGAAAACTTTCGCTTAACTGGCGCAAGTCGTTGTGAATGATGTTACGACCTGCGAAGATGAATAATTGGATTGAGAGATTAAGtgtttaattatattttgacCAGTTTTGAATGATGTTTCTTTTGATGGGCCACCTAGCATTTTTCCAAATGGCGTGTTGTAGGCTCTCAGCCCGCACGGGCTTTGGATGGCTGCTCCGCTGTCTATGATCAAATTTATTTGGTCCATACCCACCAAAATTCCAGATGGATGTTCTTCTTCCGTCTGAGCTCTGTCGAATCTATCGTCTGCCAACCGCTCGTCTTTCAACCAGAGTTGCTCCGCAAATCTGGACTTGATGTACGGGCCTGTGTTTGCGATGAATTCAGATTCTAAAGCAAGAAGATTTATTATTGGGGCTCCTTGCCAGGTGCCCCGCACTttgaattccaccaaattcttcAATTCCGGTGGACTCTTTTCCTCTTGCTGGAACACTCTGACTGAGAGACTCTCGATCTGTTTTCGCTCTAACTTAAGATCTTCTGAAATTGATTTAAGTACCCATGTTCTATGGCTTCCCTTGTCGGCGAATAGGATGGTCTTCTTTTCTCGGCCATCCGGGCCGATCACGAATACTAATGCTGTTTTTAACATAATATCGCTAAATATACTTGCACATGCTGTAGTAATGGTCGCGGCGTTTCCTGACAACGTGGAGGTGGTTGCCCCGGCTCCGGATGCATCTGAAAATCTTTTATCTTTCCGTTCACATAGAGCTGTATGATGTCGGCCGCCACATCGATTGCAATTTCTCGGTGAAGTGCAGTCTTTGTTCGCGTGACGCGTTCCAAAACAGTTTGTGCACCTTTGAAGCTCTGCGATCAcggcttttctctcctttaaaTTCTTTGGGCATTTCGATGGCCAGTGCCCTTGGTTGCAAAATATGCAAGGTCTGCTTGCTTCTCTTGGACCTGTGTTGGAATGAGGAGAgttattttctgattttttatttggttttaccTGGTTAGCCGAATTAATTCTGGCTCCCGTTGCCAACTGCGAGGCTGTAGCCGGAGGCGGTGTTGGTTTTTGTTGCGGATTGGTTTGGGCTTGTTTCGGTTTTTCTCCAACCTTCAATCTGTTAAATCTCTCCGCCGCCTCTGTCTGCTCACGGATGAACTTGAGCACACAAGACGCAAGTGCTCTTGTTCTTCTCGACCTGTCCGCGGCATTCGACACAATTGATCACCAAATACTGCTTGAGAGACTGTCCCACTGTTTCGGTCTTTCTAGCACCGCTGTCAACTGGTTCTCATCATACTTAAGCAACAGAACGCAGTCCGTCCATGTTGGTGCCTATACGTCTGCTGTCGTTCATCTTTTGTTTGGCGTATCACAAGGCTCCGTACTCGGCGGTCCACCGTTCATAATGTACGTCAAACCTTTTTCCGAGGCTACTACAACCGAAGGCGTGCAAGTTAGTCAGTTTTCTGACGACAAGCAGGCACGCTCACGTTTCGCTCTTAAGGAGGATTTCTCCTCACAGTCTCAGTGTCGCACCCGCCTTGGCTGCTGGTTTGAAAAAACCGACGCCTGGCTCACCATCAACCGCGTCCAGCTCAACATCCCTAAAAGCACACTAATCTACACATACAACCCCGGTAAAGGCTCCACAACTCGTCACATCGATTCAACCCCTCTCCAGATTGGATCGTCGCTAGTCCAGCCCTCCACAACGGCTTGTAACCTTGGTGTCATCATTGACACTCACCTGACAATGGAAGCCCAAGTCAAGAAGACCAGCAGAGCCGCCAACTTTAATCTCAGCAGGATAAACAAGATCCGTCGGTTTCTCGATTTTTCCTCTGTCAAATGTGTTGTGAATGCTTTAGTTCTTTCTCGCCTCAAATACTGCAATTCTCTCTATCTTAATCTTCCATCTTCTCTCTTGAAGCGCCTTCAGCGTGTCCAAAATGCAGCGGTTCGTACGATTTTTAATCTTCGAAAACGCGAACATGTGTCTATACACCGCCAATCTCTTCGCTGGCTTGAAATCGCTGACCGTGCTAAACTCAAAGTTGCCTGACTCACTTTTCGCTGATTTAAACGATGCTGATGTTTAGGAATTTTCCGTAATAGTCGTAGTAGGACTAGAATTCGTTGTATCTATTTTGCGCTCATCAATAACATTAGATTTATCATCAACATTGATCCTGTTATCACTGGCATTTGATGATTGCAATGTTGGATTATGCCCATCAAAATAATAGAAACTACAAACAAATACAAGACTCCCAAAAATAATCAGATATTGTGTCAAGCTTTGGtttaaacgaaaaaatctTGAGAACATGATGGAACAGCACCGATTCAAACAAGACAACTGATGGCGAATTCAATCggcaattttgaaaaacttttAAGACTGAATGCACTGTCGCCTGTTTTCTGTGCTCGCTACTAAGTTCTCTGACCGTAGCTGATGTACGAAATTCTTTTTGTAAATGGATAGATAAGAAAATATACAGAAATTGATAAATTTAGTGAGAACATTATGTGGTACGCTTCCTTTATATTGTGAGCTGTTAAATTAGCAGACTGGAACACAGACAAAAAAACCTATTTATAGTAACGAAACTATAAAGTCAACGACATCGGTTTCCCTGTCTATTATATTCATCCAAACTATAGCTTTTAATAATCTTTTCCCTCTAGCCCTATACTTATAGAAGCATTGTCTTATAAATTTACCTTCTGAATGTCCTCGAAATGCTGCTTTGCGATTCTAGCAGGAAATATCATGCTGACAACGTGAATCTTGTTGTTAACCTATTAGTCTACTTATAATATCGCCTTCTACTTTTTAAGGCgaaatattattttgtgtTAACTCTTTGGTCTGCAGTCCAATAAAGAATTTGAGCCGATAaaacttttaattttctctcAAACTTGCTGTTGAACTCTGTTTACTAATATGGTGtcggtaaaataaaagttatacaAACTGAAAGTAAAATGACAAATAATTGATTTATTCTGAGACAAATATAATTGCTGCTGGTCACCAGGGGCGTTATCTTCTAGCTCAGTAAACTTTGATGTAAGTTTGAGCGTCGAGAGATGTGCTGTTGGCTGTATTGCGCTCCATTCATTGTCTTTCCACATGTACAGCTTCCCATTTAAATTGATGAAACTATTTGCCCAAAAACATTCTTCAAATGGGTGTACAGAAAAACTATCTTTGCCTTTAGTATAGTTTTGAAATTTAGGCTCTGTTCcgcacttttttttccattccgaccgaaatattttctaattttcacTGTTGCACTAAAAAGTAATCACCGTACATTTTAAGTAGTTGACACATCGGTAGGTTATTTGCGCGCGCTGCTAATAGTCCGTTTTGCTCCGCGAGCAGCATTAAAGTATATCTGTGCACTTGTAGATTACcgtaatttatcttttttatttccttttctaatACGTTTTCACTGACTATGGCTTGATGTTCCATGTATTGATGATGCTGTAGTAGGAGTGGTTGACCGTCGTTCATCTTCCTTTTGATAGGAATATTGGGGTGGCCAAATatccatttttgatttttctcttgattGCAATCGCTCAATGAAGGCTCTAGGCCTACTTTTGCTGCAAGACAACCTTCGCGGCCGTCGACCATACCAGTAATTTCTAACGTTTCGCTATTCgagcgaaaataaaatttttgtctACATTGCGATGATTTTACATGAAAATAAGTGGGTTTTGGCTTGTCCGtcgggattttttcttttcttttggggaaAACAGTAGCGAGAATTATTTGATAGCGCATAAAACGCCGCTGGTGCTATACAATTAGCATGCACTAAACaagttctttattatttttagcaatttcgtTACCTATTAAAATGAATTCATGTGGTTTTTGACCATCACACGGCGCATTTTGCATATTAATATCTAGACAAATTTTGGTTTCCACATTGTAAATATGGGACCAATTTTGAGCGATTATATGAAGGTATGCGGCGTCAAGATTTTTTAGTTTACGTAATGGTcttttgcaaatattttctaaatttccatGATAAAAGAATTCTAGCTGTGCCGTATTATCTACTAAGTTAAATGAACTTGTGTCGAATTTTGTGACTAAACCTGTCCAATTTTTAAGTTCTTTCAAACGGCATTGGTCAGATATGTTTGCCTTTGATGCGTCCTACACAATGATTGAATTGTGATGTCGAACAACCCTTGTCTCTAGTTCATATCGACAGTTATCATAAGTGCATCAGGTATATCATAATTTTCATTTAGCGAATTTATAACATTTAATTAGCTTATAAAAAAACCGATACTACGATAATTCCGCAAACATGAATACGCTAAAGGTAACTTATTGTTACATCTACCTCTTCTATATCTTACTTTTCCGTTTAACAATTAAGCCCCTTTTTTTTGCGTGTAATTGAttccaaatttaatttaaagagCGCCATCGGAGCTACGggagacatttttattttaccccaCCGCAATCTACTTCTTCCGGCGGAGCCCATAGAAATTAAAACAGTGAAATGCTACGATTGCGGAAAAACCATTCTTGCGTGTGACAGTAGAGAGCATGCGGCCTCTCATCTAAGGTataatatattcaaaataaaatcgtgAAAATTACATGTTAACGAAGTGTTAATTAGGGAAGACGATACTTTTCACCCAGAAGGTGCTAAGTAAAATACACTCGGATGAgaggtgaaaaagaaaaagattcgcAATTGGATGGAATTAAAGATCCTGATGGAGGAAAAGATTTTGAAGATCTTCTAGCGGATAAAAACGACGAATAATTTCTCTTTACTGCTCGGATTAAGTCTATCAAAACAATGGATAATGTTTTTTACTGCTCGTTATCTGGTGCAACCTGACGACCGATAATTTTTACAAAGAATAAACAAAGAATAAAGTATGTAGTGTGATACAAGTTTGTGAAGTGCCATATACTATttctgacatttaaaaaaacgtcaCATAAATGGATTCTTTTTCGTAATGACAAGATTTTGCAACATTATTTACTAACCTACAACTTGTTGGCTACAAGATATTGTAATTCAACCCGGGTAATCTGCTTaaccatttcatttcattcctaTGAGGATGTTTTACGAGAAACGCCAAGGAAATGTGAAACAACCAGCACAATGAATGGTGAGTAGTGTTcttgtgagaaaaaaaaattgtgtagttccaaatttgaccgctagatggcggcggcgttttcttggttttatttggttttgttttgttttgtttttttgtggccCTTTTGGCGCGCCATAAATTAAGAGACACTCACTGAGACTGATGTAAACGCTTTGTTCTGATTGAATTTCATCACCCCATTGTTGTAAATTCTCAAAGCCGCTTTGACATTCCTTGGCCTTTCAGAACCACCTATCGGGTGAAAAACCAACTAAAAAAAGCGcttcttttttcagatttattTCACGCCGACgtctttcaaaaaacaaaccgCGTACATTGACGTTGCCCCGTGAAATTATCTCCTCTACAAGACGGTCGTAATTTTCATACCGTCTCTCGCATCCCCACAAAACGTATAAAACATATTTGAAGAccctttctaaaaatttctagaAAATCGTTTCCCTATCTCTCCAAGAGGAACAGCTCCACCTCCCGGAGATAAATCAAGTAAAAAACCACGAAAACAGCCATCGAGCCGTAGATGAAAGAGACGTCGTCGCACAGTGGGAGTGGGAGATGGGTGGGGTGGTGACGGGAGGGGTGGGAATGAAGGTGGTGTGCCGAGGGTCGTTTGGCGATAAATAAATATCGGGAAATTTCACCggattttgttcaattttctcCATACAAATAAGCCCTCGATGGTGTACCTGCAACAAGAAGCGACGAGAGGACCTCCAATGGTGTCTCCTTGGTGGAAGCTCTGATGGATGAGAGTATTTTCCCCAATCCAATGAAAATAGTCTGATCGGTAAGGAATGGGGATAAGTGACTCTTCCATGTTGTCTTCGTAAATGTCGTGTTCTAACTGATAGTGCTCGTAATCGTTGtctgctttttctttctatttgagCTCTcggtttttgtgtttttcgatGGCCAGCATGGCTTCCGCCAGGGCCTTCTCGCAGTCTGTCGAGTGCTCTGTCGTTTACGCACCGTAATACATGCTGAATATTTGGTCTTGCACGTATTTGGTGCAGTTGTTGCAATTGATCACCGACATGATGGACGAGTTTGTGTTGGTGTGGAATGTAAATGAGCTTATTTTCCTCACGTCAATGTGGAGTTCCTTGATTTAGGGCTTGGGGTGGGATGATTCTTCGGGTGGATTGGCGGCGTAGGTTGTGGTCGGTGGTTGAGTGAACACCGCTTTCACTTCCGTGCAGGTGCACGGTTCTGAAGGAATCCCATATTGGCACTTGGTTGCTTTTGAAACAGCTCTTCCTGTGCCTCTAGTCTTGAAGGTTGCCGCTCAATTGGATGCTCGCGAAGTCGAGCATGCAATGATCCAATTCGTCTTTGGTGAAGCAGCCCTCTTTTCTTCTGAGGGGTTCGCCATATCAAATTTTCTACATCTTCCTCAGATGGTTGGGGTTCGTTCAGTCGTTTGTAGCCGTGTTCTAGTGCGGCTTGCAATTTGTGACCGACTGCCACTTTCCTTTCCTGGAATTCTGGCGATCTATAGGTCGACATCGGAAGTTACTTTTAATGGTTCCATGCGACAGAAAGGACATTGCATTACGAATTCATTTCTTCCGCTTTCAATGTGTTGGAAATTGAGAGTGACTTCAACTTCTTCCCTAAAAGTTGTTGCTTGATGCTTTCGCTCTGGTAATCGGCCAATTTTTTAAGTCTAGCGGTATTCGAGAATACGCTTTGGCGCGAGGGATCACGTTGCCCTCGGCATTGATTTCTTGGAAAGATAAATTTGCTCGAATTCAAGCCATGTTGTAGGAGTTGTTGTGGGAGACCATGTCGTACACCTGCAGTGAGAATTCCGATTGCTGTAATTGCCGGCTGCTTAGATTGGTGTAGTGCGCGATGAGCTCCTTTTTGGAGATGGGGATCTTTCTGTCGAGCCTACTCGACCGAAAGGAAACAAATCCTGTTGGGGGTTTCCAACCCTGTAATGAGTTTTCACATAATCTGGATCGCTGTCGGAGACAAATTGCTTCGCTAGACGGAAGACGGAAATATTGCTGGACGATTGGAAAGACATAGTGGCGGTGAGGGGCAATTAGTCTGCTCCAGTTGAGTTTTGGTTTTGGTCGTCTTTATTACTTACGAACACCATACAATAGATCACGAGGAATTCTCTTTATTCTTTGACTGATCGTAGTAAGGAATCGCCTCTACTGCGGTGGCTTTGGTGTTGGAAAGATGATCTTTTCCTTGGTCGCCGTCCTGTATAGTTTACgcaattcttctttcttaagATAGACATCGGGCGATGTGTCTTTGTCGGGAAATATTGAGAAGACGAACGAAGGGACGAAGAGCCCCTTCGTTGAAGAGGTATATTTTTATGACTTCGTTTCGTTGTCGACTCAGAATTGATGCAGTTGGCGTATTTTGGATGGTTCGATGATTTATTCCGTTCTCCTGgatgcaattttttctttttgtcgttgttgaaggggggggggatatcacGAACACTCGAACCACGCTGTTACTGGGTTGGATGGGCTCCATTTGGGTTATTAACGCAGTAGGAAGTGGGGGGGGGAATAGAACTTGACCTTCAAGACTACTGCCTCCTGCCCCTGTTGTGTCTTAAATTTAGTCACTCTGCCATAGGACTGTAAGGCAACACTTACATACAAAAATAAGACGGGTTGAATAAGCAGAAGACAGATGTATTAACGACTGGTCAACAGGAGGGAAGTACAGGAAGAGAGAGTTACATGTAGAAGGGTACAGCTTATATAGTAAGGGTTAATTAGAGTATATATG
The sequence above is drawn from the Daphnia pulicaria isolate SC F1-1A chromosome 1, SC_F0-13Bv2, whole genome shotgun sequence genome and encodes:
- the LOC124322700 gene encoding uncharacterized protein LOC124322700; its protein translation is MYVKPFSEATTTEGVQVSQFSDDKQARSRFALKEDFSSQSQCRTRLGCWFEKTDAWLTINRVQLNIPKSTLIYTYNPGKGSTTRHIDSTPLQIGSSLVQPSTTACNLGVIIDTHLTMEAQVKKTSRAANFNLSRINKIRRFLDFSSVKCVVNALVLSRLKYCNSLYLNLPSSLLKRLQRVQNAAVRTIFNLRKREHVSIHRQSLRWLEIADRAKLKVA